The Acetomicrobium flavidum genome window below encodes:
- a CDS encoding secondary thiamine-phosphate synthase enzyme YjbQ, which produces MTHTLRTKAREELIDITRTVEEDVRSSGIKEGLCVVYVPHTTAAVTVNEHADPDVRQDILKQLKVLVPKDCDYSHLEGNSDAHIKSSLIGASQVIPIHDGRLMLGTWQGIFFCEFDGPRNRSFYVTLT; this is translated from the coding sequence ATGACCCATACCTTGCGCACAAAGGCCCGCGAGGAGCTGATAGACATTACGCGTACGGTGGAGGAGGACGTGAGGTCTTCAGGCATAAAGGAGGGCTTATGTGTGGTTTACGTCCCCCATACGACGGCGGCCGTTACGGTAAACGAGCACGCCGATCCCGACGTCAGGCAGGACATATTAAAGCAGCTTAAGGTATTGGTTCCCAAGGATTGTGACTACTCCCACCTCGAGGGCAACTCCGACGCCCACATAAAGTCCAGCCTCATCGGCGCCTCGCAGGTCATACCCATCCATGATGGTCGTTTAATGCTTGGCACCTGGCAGGGCATATTTTTCTGCGAGTTCGACGGTCCAAGAAACAGGAGCTTTTATGTGACCCTAACTTGA